A window from Primulina huaijiensis isolate GDHJ02 chromosome 11, ASM1229523v2, whole genome shotgun sequence encodes these proteins:
- the LOC140988701 gene encoding uncharacterized protein — protein MNLKSTQMGNPNFQQSNQTAPVLTHFSHPHALKISNTSVSQCSACKLEASGAAYSCTVCSFTLHKKCYDLPQKIKHGFDQAHVLSLQPTPVYPEGVFKCDACGIQGDGFSYHCSPCGTDLHSICASLPMILTHNCHQHQLSMTFSAPYAGNAFSCDICKRVGSKTWLYRCNSCEFDVHLTCVAKIPSSTPHKHQMIPQSPQHNLPRSISDRPNMYTHNTGVHGVARPPHHSASMGNPQNQFVTTPYSAAAMGQPYPAAVTPMSSVPYNNFGQPATYGPATPPNGSGNQILGNVANGIASGISQATAQAMIQGFMGGDGTAGGGSVGAGGGVVDATGGGAGTPDGSFYVDGDYGGTDLGHDAGSGDVSYY, from the coding sequence ATGAACCTCAAATCTACACAAATGGGGAATCCAAACTTCCAACAATCCAATCAAACTGCGCCGGTACTCACCCATTTCAGCCACCCACACGCCTTAAAGATCTCAAACACCTCAGTTTCTCAATGCTCCGCCTGCAAACTCGAGGCCTCCGGCGCCGCTTACTCCTGCACAGTGTGCAGTTTCACCCTCCACAAGAAATGCTACGATTTGCCTCAGAAGATCAAGCACGGATTCGACCAGGCCCATGTTCTTTCTCTGCAGCCAACGCCCGTCTACCCGGAAGGAGTTTTCAAGTGCGATGCCTGCGGGATACAGGGCGATGGTTTCTCGTACCATTGCAGCCCTTGCGGCACTGACCTGCACTCGATCTGCGCGAGTCTGCCGATGATTTTGACTCATAACTGCCACCAGCATCAACTGTCGATGACCTTCTCTGCTCCTTACGCGGGAAACGCGTTTTCTTGCGATATTTGCAAGAGGGTTGGGTCGAAAACATGGCTTTATCGTTGTAACTCATGTGAGTTTGATGTTCATTTGACTTGCGTGGCGAAGATACCGAGTTCCACGCCTCACAAGCATCAGATGATCCCACAATCTCCGCAACACAATTTACCGAGATCGATCTCCGATCGTCCAAACATGTACACGCACAATACGGGAGTTCATGGTGTTGCGAGGCCGCCACATCATTCTGCCAGCATGGGGAACCCGCAGAATCAATTCGTCACAACCCCGTACTCTGCGGCGGCAATGGGGCAACCGTATCCGGCGGCGGTGACTCCGATGAGCTCCGTGCCATATAACAATTTTGGTCAACCAGCTACCTATGGGCCTGCTACGCCTCCCAATGGATCGGGGAACCAAATCTTGGGAAATGTGGCGAATGGTATAGCCAGCGGCATTTCTCAGGCGACGGCACAGGCTATGATACAGGGATTTATGGGTGGCGACGGAACCGCCGGCGGAGGTAGTGTTGGCGCTGGAGGAGGTGTTGTGGATGCTACCGGAGGCGGTGCAGGAACGCCCGATGGAAGTTTTTACGTCGACGGTGACTATGGAGGAACCGATTTAGGACATGACGCCGGCAGCGGCGATGTCTCGTACTATTAA